Part of the Nitrospirota bacterium genome, CCGCCGTATTCGATGTGGTATCCTTGTGGCAGCTTTATATTCCGCTCGATGCCTGCCCTGACGTCCCTGTAGACGCTCTTCAGGTCTCTTCCCGCTACATTCGCCTGGACTACTATTTTCCTCTGGGCGTTCTCCCGGCTGATGCTGTTGGGACCTTTCGCCGAATAGACATTGGCTACGGCCGAGAGGGGCACCTTTACTCCCATAGGGGTATCGATGAGAATGCTCCTGATACTCTCGATATCTTTCCGTGCGGCATCGTCGAACCTGACGACGATATCAAACCCACGGTCACCCTCGATGGTCCGCGAAAGCTCCTTTCCCGCGGTAGCGACTTCGACCGCTTCCGCCACCGTGCTGACGGTCAGCCCGTACTTCGCCAGTTCTTCTCTATGGGGGATTATTCTGACCTGTGAGATATCGGCCTGCTGCTCTACCGAAAGGTCGGCGATGCCCTCGATAGCGCTCATCTCAGCCCTGACATTCTCGGCAATGGACCTAAGCCTGAAGAGCTCGGGGCCGTATATCTTCACGGCGATGTTCGCCATGGTTCCGGAGAGCATGTGGTCGATGCGGTGGCTGATGGGCTGGCTGAAGTTCACCACGGTGCCCGGCAATGCGGCGAGGCTCTTTCTGAGTTCGGCAAGAATGTCCTGAAGGTCTCTGTCCTTCGTATCCAGCTTCGCCTCGATCTCGGATGCGTTGGGATATTTGCCGTGCTCGTCAAGTTCTCCCCGTCCGGTCTTTCTCGCGGTCTTTACGATATTCGGATGGCTGTGCAGTATTTTTTCGGCAAGCGTTCCGATCTCGGCTGATTTTTCGAGAGAGGTCCCCGGGGCCGTAGCAAGCATGATGGTAAGGGACCCCTCATTGAAGGCGGGAAGGAACGATCTGCCGATGAAGAACAAGGGAATGAGCGACACTGCACAGAGGGCAACGGTTGCTGCAATCACCGCGGCGGGTTTTTCCATCGCCTTGTTCAGGGTGGGCTGATAGGTCGACTTGAGCCACCTGACGACGAAGCTCTCTTCGCCCTTTTCTATGAACTTCGCCCGGGGGAGCAGATAGGCGCAGAGCGCCGGTGTTACCGTGAGAGCGACAATGAGAGAAGCGCCGATGGAAACAATGTATGAGACGCCGAGCGGCCTCAGGAGCCGACCCTCGATACCGCTCAGGAAAAAGAGCGGGACGAAGACGAGAATGATGATGAGCGTTGCGTTCACGATCGAGGAGCGTATCTCTTTGGAGGCATCGAAGATGACCTGTAATGCCGGGTGCCTTTCCTCCGCGGGCTTCTCGCTGTTCTCTTTCAGCCGTCTGAAGACGTTCTCCACATCGATGATGGCGTCGTCGACAATAACGCCGATCGCGATCGCCATGCCGCCCAACGTCATGGTGTTGATCGTGATGTCGAAGAGCCTCAGGACAAAGATCGCGAAGATGAGGGAGAGCGGCATTGCCGTAATCGAAATGATGGTCGTCCTGATATTGCCGAGAAAGAGGAAGAGGATAACGATGACCAGGAAGGCGCCTTCGACGACCACACGTTCGACATTATCGATTGCCCTTTCGATAAAGTCAGCCTGCTTGAACATATCGGTGTCGATCGCCATACCTTCAGGCAGGTTTTTCCTGACCTCATGAAGCGTGCGTTCAAGCCGTTTGGTGAGTTCGATCGTATTGGCTTCAGGGTGTTTCTGCACGGCGATAAGCACCGCAGGCTTCGTGTCTACTGAGGCATCGCCCACCTTGAAAGCGGCGTCCGTCTTCACCTGGGCGATATCCTTGATAAGGACCGGGACGCCGTCCCGTGAGGAGATGACGGTATTCTCGATATCGGCAAGGGACCTCACCTTGCCAAGTCCCCGTATGAAGTAATCCTGTCCCCCGGTCTTCATGATTCCCGCAGAAAAGTTCTCGTTGGTGCCCTTTGTCGCTGCGATGATATCATTCACTGAGACACCGAAGGCGAAAAGCTTCTGCGGGTCTATGTTGATGCGGTACTGCTTCGTGTCCCCTCCGACCGTCACCACCTGTGAAACGCCGGGCACGGAAAGCAGCCGTTTCCTTACCACAAAGTCGGCAGCCTCCTTCACCTCCATCATGGTGTGCTTCGAGCTCTTGAGATCGATGTACATGATCTCTCCCATAATGGAAGATATGGGGGCCATCATCGGCACGATACCCTGCGGCAGGCTTCCGGACACGAGCTGCAGCTTTTCATTCACCACCTGGCGCGCACGGTAGATGTCGGTGCCCCAGGTGAATTCAACCCATACCGTGGAAATGCCGAAGGTGGACGATGAACGGACTCGCCGCACCCCGGTTGCGCCGTTGAGGGCGCTCTCGATGGGATAGGTGACCAGGGTCTCGACCTCTTCGGGCGCCATCCCGTGCGACTCGGTCATGATGGTAACGGTAGGCGCGGTGAGGTCGGGGAATACGTCCACCGGGATCTTCGTCGCCACATACGCTCCGATAAGCAGCAGCAGAAGCGAAAGGGCGAGTACGATCAGTCTGTTTTCAAGGGCCAAGCGTATTATCTTGTCAAGCATGATCCTGCTCCTTTAGTGCTCATGGCCGTGGCCCTGTATCTGTGTTGACTGCGAGGCGAGCTTTACATAATAGCCGCCCTTGGTGACTACCCGTTCGCCTTTCTTGAGCCCATCGACGATCTGCATATATCCCTTGTCTCTTGCCCCGACTTTAACCTCTCTCCGCTCGAACGACTCGCCCCCGCTCTGGACAAAGGTGAAATACTTTCCCTCGTCCTCGAAAAGGGCCTCTTCGGGGAGCGCCATCGCATTGTCGACACGGCCTGTTTGTATCGTGACGTTGGTGAACATGCCTGCTTTAAGCAGATTGCGAGGGTTGGCCACTTCAAAGATTACCGGCACCGTGCGGGTCCTGGGATCGACGAGGTCGTTCTCCGTAACGAGACGTTTGGGCCGGAACTCTTCGTCAATGCCGGGTACGGAGAAGGCGGCTGTATCGAGCTGCTTGAGCCTACCGATGTCAGTTGCCGGGATATGCGCCTTCAGCCACAACGTCGAAGTGTTGATAATCCTCATCAGCGGCTGGCCGGCATCGATAAATTTCCCGTTCGAGGCTGACACTTCAACAACGGCGCCGCTTATGGGTGCGGTGACAACAAATTTGTTTCCCGAGGTGTTGCTTTTCAGGTTTGCCATTGCCTTCTCGATCGGACCCAGGGAGGCTTTTGCCGTGTTAAGAGCAATTTCGGCCTCTTCAAGCCGCTTCTTGGGCGCGGCCTTCGCCTCGTAAAGTCTTAGCGCCCTCTCGTACTCCTTCTGGGCAAGTATGACTCTGTTGTTTGCTTCGGCATACGAGGCTGACAGTTGCCCGACGCCGCCTTCCTGCTGAATAGGAGGCTCTATCAACGCAAGGACTTCGCCTTTGCTTACCCTCTTGCCGATGTAGGCGAGCGGCTTTGCCGCCGAGATGACACCGGCCACCGGGGATGATACGGTGCTTTCCGCATTAGAAACGGGGATAATCTCTCCCATCGCCGAGAAAGATGAGGCAAGATCACGGCGAGAGACAGGCTCTACCATGAAATCAACCGTCCACTGTTGCTCTTTGAGGAACGAAGTCTCAGGGCCACTGCCACCGTGCGCATGATCATCGGCAGGGGGGGCCGCTTTTTCGGCGACGAGTATTTCGGGGCCTGCTATCACATCGGAGAATGTTGCACCCCTAAGGGCGATGTTCATTGCATACTTGCCGCTCCGGGGGAAGCTCGCTTCAGCCTTGTAGATTCCCGGCCGCGCAGGAGCATTAATGGTAACGGTGAGAGGGCTTCCTCCCTGCGGTGTAAAGGTCAAGGTCAGCGTTCCTTCGGTTACCGGTTTGAAATCGGCCAGCTTGGTTAAATGAATGAGAAAGCCCGCCTTTTTTCCGGGCAACGGCGCATCGTGCTCCATAAAAAGCTCCGACTTTGCCGTCCATAGTGTCGTCGCGATTTTTTCCTCATGCGCCTCCTCTGCTTTATGTTCATGTGCACACCCGGTGATAAAAACAGCCAAAAATGCGATAACTATACTTATACGCCTCATTGTGCACCTCCGCTCTTCGTGAGTTTCATTCCTGTTGCTTTCTCTAGTTCAAATAATGTTGTCCAGTAGTCATACACCGCCTCATTGCGCTCCATCAGCAGTTCCCTTTCGGACCGTACCGCATCGAGCAGCTCAATGAGGCTGGCTTCACCCTCGTCGTAGGCGGCGCGGATGCTGTTGGTGATTTCGTTTGCGGTTGTAAGCTGCCCGGATAACTGCGCTACGCGGTCAGCATTGAATGCCGCCCGGTCAGCGCGCGTTGCGACCTCACTCGCCGCCTTTTTTTTCAGCTGCTCGAGATTGAGCCGCTCCGCTTCCAGTTCAGCCTTTGCAGCGGCGATGCCGCCCTGGTTCCTGTTGAAGAACGGAAGAGGGACGGATACACCAAAGGCAAATCCGTTAAAGCCCCCGGTGCGCCGTTTATAGCCTGCTGCAACTTCTACAGGACCTACCGCTTCCCTTTTCGAAAGGGTTAGGGCATTGCCTGCGGCATCGATCTGAGCGGAAGCAGCCCTGACGTCGCCTCTCTTTTCCATTGCTTTTGCAATCAGTTCGTCCCGTGAATAGCCGAGGGGGGCCGGTGCAAGAGAATCCTTTAACACGATATCGCCCATGCTGATGTTGAGCATGAGCGCCAGCTTGCCTGTTTCGGCGTTTATTTCGGATGTGAGGCGTTCGAGCGCCCTCAGGAATCTCTTGCTCTCATTGGAGAGCCTCAAAAGCTCTACTTCGGCCACATCGCCAGCCTTGAGCCGCTCTTCTGTCTTTTGCCGGACATCTGAGAATGTATCGAGGATACCTTTGAGCGAGGTTTCGTTCTCTCTCAAATAGAGGATTCGGTAGTAGGTCTGCTTGAGTTCTGTGAGAGCGTTCAGCGTCTCCTGCTCAAAAAGGAGATGCCGGGCATCTCTCCTTTTCCGGGCGACATCCGTCCTCAGCCCTCTCTTTCGTACGATATCGACAGGCTGACTTATGGAATAAACTTCTTCGGTCTCGCGATCGCCGTTTTCCACCGATTCGAGGCTGTAGTTGAAGGACGGATTAGGAAGAAGCCCCGCCTCGATTACTCCGGCGTCGTATTTCCCGAGCTCGGCCTTGTGGGCTTTGAGCTCGAGATTGTTTTCGAGAAACAGTTTTTCAGCGTCCTCCAGGCTCATCCCCTGAGCCGCAAAAGCAGCCGGCACTGAGAGAAGCATGAGGAATCCAATTATCAGATAGCGCATATACGTCGTCTCCTTTGGTCGAAAGGGTCGAAAAATACTAGAGAGTACGCATAGAGAGACTATGCGCATTCTCAGAAGCTGACGTTAGGTGGAGTGAACCTTAGACGACGGGAGGCGAAAGGCCGGAGAATGAGGTGCTGAAACCCTCGTGAGGCCG contains:
- a CDS encoding efflux RND transporter permease subunit, producing MLDKIIRLALENRLIVLALSLLLLLIGAYVATKIPVDVFPDLTAPTVTIMTESHGMAPEEVETLVTYPIESALNGATGVRRVRSSSTFGISTVWVEFTWGTDIYRARQVVNEKLQLVSGSLPQGIVPMMAPISSIMGEIMYIDLKSSKHTMMEVKEAADFVVRKRLLSVPGVSQVVTVGGDTKQYRINIDPQKLFAFGVSVNDIIAATKGTNENFSAGIMKTGGQDYFIRGLGKVRSLADIENTVISSRDGVPVLIKDIAQVKTDAAFKVGDASVDTKPAVLIAVQKHPEANTIELTKRLERTLHEVRKNLPEGMAIDTDMFKQADFIERAIDNVERVVVEGAFLVIVILFLFLGNIRTTIISITAMPLSLIFAIFVLRLFDITINTMTLGGMAIAIGVIVDDAIIDVENVFRRLKENSEKPAEERHPALQVIFDASKEIRSSIVNATLIIILVFVPLFFLSGIEGRLLRPLGVSYIVSIGASLIVALTVTPALCAYLLPRAKFIEKGEESFVVRWLKSTYQPTLNKAMEKPAAVIAATVALCAVSLIPLFFIGRSFLPAFNEGSLTIMLATAPGTSLEKSAEIGTLAEKILHSHPNIVKTARKTGRGELDEHGKYPNASEIEAKLDTKDRDLQDILAELRKSLAALPGTVVNFSQPISHRIDHMLSGTMANIAVKIYGPELFRLRSIAENVRAEMSAIEGIADLSVEQQADISQVRIIPHREELAKYGLTVSTVAEAVEVATAGKELSRTIEGDRGFDIVVRFDDAARKDIESIRSILIDTPMGVKVPLSAVANVYSAKGPNSISRENAQRKIVVQANVAGRDLKSVYRDVRAGIERNIKLPQGYHIEYGGQFESEAEATRTIGLLSIISLLFIFLILYMEFRSFTSAALVMVNLPLALIGGIVAVFITGGVINISSMVGFITLFGIATRNGILLVSHYQHLMEVEGKTLREAVFQGSMERLRPVVMTALAAGLALIPFAIAADKPGNEILSPLAIVILGGLLSSTVLNMIVLPSLYIKFGKERVS
- a CDS encoding TolC family protein; translated protein: MRYLIIGFLMLLSVPAAFAAQGMSLEDAEKLFLENNLELKAHKAELGKYDAGVIEAGLLPNPSFNYSLESVENGDRETEEVYSISQPVDIVRKRGLRTDVARKRRDARHLLFEQETLNALTELKQTYYRILYLRENETSLKGILDTFSDVRQKTEERLKAGDVAEVELLRLSNESKRFLRALERLTSEINAETGKLALMLNISMGDIVLKDSLAPAPLGYSRDELIAKAMEKRGDVRAASAQIDAAGNALTLSKREAVGPVEVAAGYKRRTGGFNGFAFGVSVPLPFFNRNQGGIAAAKAELEAERLNLEQLKKKAASEVATRADRAAFNADRVAQLSGQLTTANEITNSIRAAYDEGEASLIELLDAVRSERELLMERNEAVYDYWTTLFELEKATGMKLTKSGGAQ
- a CDS encoding efflux RND transporter periplasmic adaptor subunit; the protein is MRRISIVIAFLAVFITGCAHEHKAEEAHEEKIATTLWTAKSELFMEHDAPLPGKKAGFLIHLTKLADFKPVTEGTLTLTFTPQGGSPLTVTINAPARPGIYKAEASFPRSGKYAMNIALRGATFSDVIAGPEILVAEKAAPPADDHAHGGSGPETSFLKEQQWTVDFMVEPVSRRDLASSFSAMGEIIPVSNAESTVSSPVAGVISAAKPLAYIGKRVSKGEVLALIEPPIQQEGGVGQLSASYAEANNRVILAQKEYERALRLYEAKAAPKKRLEEAEIALNTAKASLGPIEKAMANLKSNTSGNKFVVTAPISGAVVEVSASNGKFIDAGQPLMRIINTSTLWLKAHIPATDIGRLKQLDTAAFSVPGIDEEFRPKRLVTENDLVDPRTRTVPVIFEVANPRNLLKAGMFTNVTIQTGRVDNAMALPEEALFEDEGKYFTFVQSGGESFERREVKVGARDKGYMQIVDGLKKGERVVTKGGYYVKLASQSTQIQGHGHEH